Proteins co-encoded in one Methanobrevibacter gottschalkii DSM 11977 genomic window:
- the tfrA gene encoding fumarate reductase (CoM/CoB) subunit TfrA, translating into MKIKTISTDVLIIGSGGAGSRAAIEVDNAGLKAIIVSKGLSFRSGCTGMAEGGYNAVFKTVDKDDSKEAHIYDTLKGGSYLNDEKLVEILVNESPQRLIDLENYGALFDRQESGEIDQRPFGGQTYRRTCYQGDRTGAELLNALKEEIIKRDIECIEEVMITSLITDKNQVIGATGLDLKDSSLIYFKAKSTILASGGAGQLYPVTSNTFQKNGDGYAIAYKAGAKLIDMEQVQFHPTGMVAPESKKGVLVTEAVRAEGGKLLNKDGARFMRKYAPEKMELATRDIVARSIYQEIIEGRGTEKGGVYLDISHLDDDYIDEKLETMVLQFNNVSIDIKHEPIEVAPTAHHFMGGLKINTDASTSLRNLFGAGEVCGGVHGANRLGGNALADTQVFGKIAGESASKACADTEIKTDYEQVKRESSRIENLIKKGNIKPQKFKENIKNLMWEKVAIVRDEKTLNEGLKDLQDMQKELNNLDVSDKKQYNTELVTALEVINMVEICILIVKSAILRRESRGSHFRSDFPESKDEWKKSIIFNKDKIEFEAR; encoded by the coding sequence ATGAAAATAAAAACTATTTCAACAGATGTATTAATTATAGGATCTGGTGGAGCAGGTTCAAGAGCAGCTATTGAAGTTGATAATGCTGGATTAAAAGCAATAATTGTATCAAAAGGTCTTTCATTTAGATCTGGTTGTACTGGAATGGCGGAAGGTGGATACAATGCAGTATTTAAAACAGTGGATAAAGATGATTCAAAGGAAGCTCATATTTATGATACACTTAAAGGTGGAAGTTATCTTAACGATGAAAAACTTGTAGAAATTCTTGTTAATGAATCACCACAAAGATTAATAGATTTAGAAAATTATGGTGCTTTATTCGATCGCCAAGAATCAGGTGAAATAGATCAAAGACCTTTTGGTGGACAAACCTACAGAAGAACTTGTTATCAAGGAGATAGAACTGGTGCTGAATTATTAAATGCTCTTAAAGAAGAAATCATTAAAAGAGATATTGAATGCATTGAAGAAGTGATGATTACATCCCTCATAACTGATAAAAATCAGGTTATTGGTGCAACTGGTCTTGATTTAAAAGATTCTAGTTTAATTTACTTTAAAGCAAAATCAACAATCCTTGCTAGTGGAGGTGCTGGACAATTATACCCTGTAACATCAAATACCTTCCAAAAAAATGGAGATGGTTATGCAATAGCTTACAAAGCTGGAGCTAAATTAATTGATATGGAACAAGTTCAATTCCATCCAACTGGTATGGTTGCTCCTGAATCCAAAAAAGGAGTACTAGTAACAGAAGCTGTAAGGGCTGAAGGTGGAAAATTATTAAATAAAGACGGTGCCAGATTTATGAGAAAATATGCACCTGAAAAAATGGAATTAGCTACCCGTGATATTGTTGCCCGTTCAATTTACCAAGAAATAATTGAAGGTAGAGGAACTGAAAAAGGTGGAGTATATCTTGATATTTCACACTTAGATGATGACTATATAGATGAAAAACTTGAAACAATGGTTTTGCAATTCAATAATGTCAGTATTGATATTAAACATGAACCAATTGAAGTGGCACCAACTGCACATCACTTTATGGGCGGTTTGAAAATAAATACGGATGCATCTACATCACTAAGGAACTTATTTGGTGCTGGTGAAGTTTGTGGAGGAGTCCATGGTGCAAATCGTTTAGGTGGAAATGCATTAGCTGACACTCAGGTATTTGGAAAAATTGCTGGTGAAAGTGCAAGTAAAGCATGTGCAGATACAGAAATTAAAACAGATTATGAACAAGTCAAAAGAGAATCTTCCAGAATTGAAAATTTGATTAAAAAAGGTAATATCAAACCACAAAAATTCAAAGAGAATATTAAAAACTTAATGTGGGAAAAAGTAGCTATAGTAAGAGATGAAAAAACATTGAATGAAGGTTTAAAAGATCTCCAAGATATGCAAAAAGAATTAAATAACTTAGATGTTAGCGATAAAAAGCAATACAACACCGAATTAGTGACTGCACTTGAAGTAATAAATATGGTTGAAATTTGTATTTTAATTGTAAAATCTGCAATATTACGTAGAGAAAGTAGAGGATCACACTTTAGGTCTGATTTCCCTGAAAGTAAAGATGAATGGAAAAAAAGTATTATATTTAATAAAGACAAAATAGAATTTGAAGCTAGATAG
- a CDS encoding amidohydrolase family protein yields MNDNTILIKNALILSPNTNFENKQSILIKDNLIAEISPDIDESNVSKIIDATGKILLPGLINTHTHLSMTLFRGLADDLSLDSWLNDYIWPMEANLNGDYCYIGALLGAVELIKSGTTTFSDMYFYMEDVARAVDESGIRAVLSYGMIDFGDEDKRKNEINENLELFKSCEGMGNGRIKVFLGPHSPYTASEELLIQVRELADEYDMGIHIHVSETQKEIVDISSEKGLRPFEYLDKIGFLGPDVVAAHCVWLSDNEIEIIKKNNVKISHNPCSNMKLASGIAPVSKLIENDICVSIGTDGASSNNNLDLIEELKTASLLQKVSTLDPKVLTSDETLSMGTIKGAETLGLESEIGSIEVGKKADIILIDTNSANMIPDSSSLSSNIIYSANGLNVDTTICDGKILMENKKLTVLDEGEIYQKARQAIKELKEAI; encoded by the coding sequence ATGAATGATAATACTATTTTAATTAAAAATGCATTAATTTTAAGTCCAAATACAAATTTTGAAAATAAACAGTCTATTTTAATTAAAGATAATTTAATTGCTGAAATTTCACCAGATATTGATGAGAGTAATGTCAGTAAAATTATAGATGCAACTGGTAAAATTTTACTTCCGGGATTAATCAATACTCATACTCATTTGTCCATGACATTATTTAGAGGTTTAGCTGATGATTTAAGTTTGGATAGTTGGTTAAATGATTATATATGGCCGATGGAAGCTAATCTTAATGGAGATTACTGTTATATTGGGGCTCTTTTAGGTGCTGTTGAACTTATTAAATCAGGAACAACTACTTTTTCTGATATGTATTTCTACATGGAAGATGTTGCTCGTGCTGTTGATGAATCAGGAATTAGGGCTGTTTTATCATATGGTATGATTGATTTTGGTGATGAAGATAAAAGAAAAAATGAAATAAATGAAAATTTAGAATTATTTAAATCTTGCGAGGGAATGGGAAATGGGAGAATTAAAGTTTTCTTAGGACCACATTCACCTTACACTGCTTCTGAAGAGTTATTAATCCAAGTACGTGAGCTGGCCGATGAATATGATATGGGTATTCATATTCATGTTTCTGAAACTCAAAAAGAAATTGTAGATATTTCATCTGAAAAAGGTTTAAGACCTTTTGAATATTTGGATAAAATTGGATTTTTAGGCCCTGATGTTGTTGCTGCACATTGTGTATGGTTAAGTGATAATGAAATTGAAATTATTAAGAAAAATAATGTAAAAATTTCACATAATCCATGTAGTAACATGAAATTAGCTTCAGGAATTGCTCCAGTTTCAAAATTAATTGAAAATGATATTTGTGTTTCCATTGGAACTGATGGTGCTTCTTCAAATAATAATTTAGATTTAATTGAAGAATTAAAAACAGCTTCCTTACTTCAAAAAGTTTCTACTTTGGATCCTAAAGTTTTGACTTCAGATGAAACCTTATCTATGGGAACTATTAAAGGTGCTGAGACGTTAGGTCTTGAATCTGAAATTGGTTCTATAGAGGTTGGTAAAAAAGCAGATATTATTTTAATTGACACTAATTCAGCTAATATGATTCCAGACAGTTCTTCTTTAAGTTCAAACATTATTTACTCCGCAAATGGTTTGAATGTTGATACAACTATTTGTGATGGTAAAATATTAATGGAAAATAAGAAATTAACTGTTTTAGATGAAGGTGAAATTTATCAAAAAGCTAGACAAGCAATAAAAGAATTAAAAGAAGCTATCTAG
- a CDS encoding histone family protein, with protein sequence MSEIPKAPVARIIKESGAERVSEDAKAELAAYLEDVARNVAKEANAVAKIAKRKTVKAEDIKLAIKNL encoded by the coding sequence ATGTCTGAAATACCAAAAGCTCCTGTTGCAAGGATCATTAAAGAATCTGGTGCAGAAAGAGTTAGTGAAGATGCTAAAGCTGAATTAGCAGCATACTTAGAAGATGTTGCTCGTAATGTAGCTAAAGAAGCAAATGCTGTAGCTAAAATCGCTAAACGTAAAACTGTAAAAGCAGAAGATATCAAATTAGCTATCAAAAACTTATAA
- the hisG gene encoding ATP phosphoribosyltransferase, whose amino-acid sequence MKIKIAIPSKGRISEPSINILEKAGLGLIDKNNRKLISKTFNEDIEVMFARASDIPEFVNDGVADMGITGVDLINENEADVIELLDLRFGQTKLVLAAPEESNINSVDDITEEMKVATEFPVLTKKYLDKKGLSLKIVKLSGSTEAAPFIGIADLITDLTSTGTTLKMNHLQIIDNILDSTIKLIGNKYSLKNKKELIEAVSTSIKGVLDAERKKLIMMNVKNDDLDKVKEVMPSMGGLTISEVLSNEKTVAVQAVIDEKEVFELVNCLRNAGAKDILVVPIERII is encoded by the coding sequence ATGAAAATTAAAATTGCAATACCATCGAAAGGAAGAATAAGTGAACCTTCTATAAACATTTTAGAAAAAGCAGGTTTAGGGTTAATTGATAAAAATAATAGAAAACTAATTTCAAAAACATTTAATGAAGATATAGAAGTTATGTTTGCAAGAGCATCTGATATTCCAGAATTTGTCAATGATGGAGTTGCAGATATGGGAATAACAGGTGTTGATTTAATTAATGAAAATGAAGCAGATGTTATAGAATTACTTGACTTAAGATTTGGTCAAACAAAATTAGTTTTAGCAGCTCCAGAAGAATCAAATATAAATTCAGTTGATGATATTACAGAAGAAATGAAAGTCGCTACTGAATTTCCAGTATTAACTAAAAAATACCTAGATAAAAAAGGTTTAAGTTTAAAAATTGTTAAACTAAGCGGATCAACAGAAGCTGCACCATTTATTGGAATTGCTGATTTGATTACTGATTTAACAAGTACTGGAACAACTTTAAAAATGAATCATCTACAAATAATTGATAATATTTTAGATAGCACAATTAAACTTATTGGAAATAAATATAGTTTAAAAAATAAAAAAGAATTAATTGAAGCCGTTAGTACAAGTATTAAAGGAGTTCTTGACGCTGAACGTAAAAAATTAATTATGATGAATGTGAAAAATGATGATTTGGATAAAGTTAAAGAAGTAATGCCTTCCATGGGAGGTTTAACAATATCTGAAGTATTATCAAATGAAAAAACTGTTGCTGTTCAAGCAGTTATTGATGAAAAAGAAGTATTTGAACTTGTAAACTGTTTAAGGAATGCTGGTGCAAAAGATATTCTTGTAGTACCAATTGAAAGAATAATATGA
- a CDS encoding flavodoxin domain-containing protein, whose protein sequence is MKIGIIYSTSKKSTKKACKILASKINTDVQLIPIEKAKTTCILKYNFIIFIASAYNGKFQSSLKRYIIRNIKTIKEKPIALVINSEENINTEDIFNKIFTEELVNSSCINSNFGYELNINEGNFFEKIKTKNKIKNKENLPSLNIDEINKFSDYINNLIEKRVD, encoded by the coding sequence ATGAAAATTGGAATAATATATTCTACTTCAAAAAAATCTACAAAAAAAGCTTGTAAAATATTAGCTAGTAAAATTAACACTGATGTACAATTAATACCTATTGAAAAAGCAAAAACAACATGCATTTTAAAATATAATTTCATCATATTCATTGCTTCTGCATATAACGGTAAATTTCAGAGTAGTTTAAAAAGATATATTATTAGAAATATTAAAACAATAAAAGAAAAACCAATTGCACTGGTCATTAATAGTGAAGAAAATATTAATACAGAAGACATATTTAATAAAATATTTACAGAAGAATTAGTAAATTCATCATGTATTAACTCAAATTTTGGATATGAATTAAATATTAATGAAGGAAATTTTTTTGAAAAAATAAAAACAAAAAATAAAATTAAAAATAAAGAAAACCTTCCAAGTTTAAACATTGATGAAATCAATAAATTTAGTGATTATATAAACAATTTGATTGAAAAAAGGGTTGATTAA
- the pyrB gene encoding aspartate carbamoyltransferase, whose product MIKIFRLKNIISVKDFERKDIEYILDEASKLENIAKSREISEELKGKILGLMFFEPSTRTKMSFETSMKRLSGECIGFENSGSSSVSKGESIADTAKMFEGYCDALVIRHELEGVSKFISDIVDVPVINAGDGAGQHPTQTLLDLYTIKNEIGEIDNLKIALIGDLKFGRTVHSLTHALGLFKNIKIYLISPPELKMPQEVLHDLNKTNVEYKEIGSIEEIIDDVNVLYVTRIQKERFADINDYLKIKGAYIINKNMLEGKDLIIMHPLPRIDEIDTNVDNTKYNKYFTQAANAVPVRMAILKTLIKNNPK is encoded by the coding sequence TTGATTAAAATTTTTAGATTAAAAAACATAATTTCAGTGAAAGATTTTGAAAGAAAAGATATTGAATATATACTAGATGAAGCATCAAAATTAGAAAATATTGCCAAATCTAGAGAAATATCTGAAGAGCTTAAAGGAAAAATTCTTGGATTAATGTTTTTTGAACCTTCAACAAGGACTAAAATGTCATTTGAAACATCCATGAAACGTTTAAGTGGAGAATGTATTGGATTTGAAAATAGTGGATCTAGTTCCGTGTCTAAAGGTGAAAGTATTGCAGATACGGCAAAAATGTTTGAAGGATATTGTGACGCATTAGTTATAAGACATGAACTTGAAGGAGTATCAAAATTTATATCAGATATTGTAGATGTACCTGTAATTAATGCAGGTGATGGTGCTGGTCAACACCCTACACAAACATTATTGGATTTATATACTATTAAAAATGAAATCGGTGAAATTGATAATTTAAAAATAGCATTAATTGGTGATTTAAAATTTGGTCGTACAGTTCATTCATTAACACATGCTTTAGGTTTATTTAAAAATATTAAAATATATTTAATATCACCTCCTGAGCTTAAAATGCCTCAAGAAGTTCTTCATGATTTGAACAAAACCAATGTAGAATATAAAGAAATCGGTTCAATTGAAGAAATAATTGATGATGTAAACGTTTTATATGTAACTAGAATACAAAAAGAACGTTTTGCAGATATTAATGATTATTTAAAAATAAAAGGTGCATATATTATTAATAAAAACATGCTTGAAGGTAAAGATTTAATTATTATGCATCCTTTACCAAGAATTGATGAAATAGATACTAATGTTGATAATACAAAATATAATAAGTATTTTACACAAGCTGCTAATGCTGTTCCTGTGAGAATGGCCATTTTAAAAACATTAATAAAAAACAACCCTAAATAG
- a CDS encoding Cdc6/Cdc18 family protein, producing MSNIFEDLENDETQGPTIFKDKRPLDHRWLPDKLVHREEQIRQIAKNWIDVLSNVTPSNVTLYGKTGTGKTAASKFAREQLIDIARKKNIFVKVEYIRCTDYTTEYQVIAELCNKLGRDVPNRGWTKGEVVNTFRDIFKTNAFGKKLHLIVILDEIDILLDKDGDGILYTLTRTENVSVLCISNYLDFKNLIKSRVTSSLNDKEIVFPPYGADQLSDILKERAELSFNENVLENDVIPLCSAMAAKEEGDARYALDLLKNAGELAFDEDSEKVTNNHVKRAKDKIEHNKVIEIISTLPLQQQRVLESILNLTKQKEEITSGKLYEAYTDLYKKDAVTYRRIFDFINELEMLGIISTNTISRGRGKGRTNIIKLQCDETLLETTLFSI from the coding sequence ATGTCAAATATTTTTGAAGATTTAGAAAATGATGAAACACAAGGGCCTACTATATTTAAAGATAAACGTCCTTTAGATCATAGATGGTTACCTGATAAATTAGTTCACAGAGAAGAACAAATTAGGCAAATTGCAAAAAATTGGATTGATGTTTTAAGCAATGTAACTCCGTCTAATGTTACTTTATATGGTAAAACAGGAACAGGTAAAACAGCTGCATCAAAATTTGCCCGTGAACAATTAATTGATATTGCTCGTAAAAAGAATATTTTTGTTAAAGTTGAATATATTAGATGTACTGATTATACAACTGAATATCAGGTAATTGCAGAATTATGTAATAAACTTGGACGTGATGTTCCAAATCGTGGTTGGACAAAAGGTGAAGTTGTAAATACATTTAGAGACATTTTTAAAACAAATGCATTTGGTAAAAAGTTACATTTAATTGTTATTTTAGATGAAATTGATATTTTACTTGATAAAGATGGGGATGGAATTTTATACACTCTTACAAGAACAGAAAATGTTTCTGTATTATGTATAAGTAATTATTTAGATTTTAAAAATTTGATTAAATCTAGGGTTACAAGTAGTTTAAATGATAAAGAGATAGTATTTCCTCCTTATGGTGCAGATCAATTATCTGATATTTTAAAAGAAAGGGCAGAATTATCTTTTAATGAAAATGTATTGGAAAATGATGTTATTCCATTATGTTCAGCAATGGCCGCTAAAGAGGAAGGTGATGCAAGGTATGCTCTTGACTTACTTAAAAATGCTGGTGAATTAGCTTTTGATGAAGATTCAGAAAAAGTTACAAATAATCATGTAAAAAGAGCAAAAGATAAAATAGAACACAATAAAGTTATTGAAATTATATCCACTTTACCACTTCAACAACAAAGAGTTTTAGAATCTATTTTAAATTTAACAAAACAAAAAGAAGAAATTACATCTGGTAAATTATATGAAGCTTATACAGATTTATATAAAAAAGATGCAGTTACTTACAGAAGAATATTTGACTTTATTAATGAACTTGAAATGTTAGGAATTATTTCCACTAATACAATCTCACGCGGTCGTGGAAAAGGAAGAACTAATATTATTAAACTTCAATGTGATGAAACATTACTTGAAACAACCTTATTTTCTATTTAG
- a CDS encoding DUF2299 family protein, whose protein sequence is MINEKTIEKWLLDEDMLREMKFDENADFHFIIEFPKDNIIDIVKPKQKDCIVFACATQVSQEHINLMVSADLKTKKDFILELNFGLNNFLVDYELQIHDEMLQQFIITDQIFEDGLTKDNFIKTIKRVFKSKLHCIWLIEKKFNNPSFSPIK, encoded by the coding sequence ATGATTAATGAAAAAACAATTGAAAAATGGTTACTTGATGAAGACATGTTACGTGAAATGAAGTTTGATGAAAACGCTGATTTTCATTTTATTATTGAATTTCCAAAAGACAATATAATAGATATTGTAAAACCGAAACAAAAAGATTGTATTGTTTTTGCATGTGCAACACAAGTTTCACAAGAACATATTAATTTGATGGTTTCAGCAGATTTAAAAACTAAAAAAGATTTTATTTTAGAATTAAATTTTGGATTAAATAATTTTTTAGTTGACTATGAACTTCAAATTCATGACGAAATGTTACAACAGTTTATTATCACTGATCAAATATTTGAAGATGGATTAACTAAAGATAACTTTATTAAAACTATAAAAAGAGTTTTTAAATCAAAATTACATTGTATTTGGTTAATTGAAAAAAAATTTAATAATCCTTCTTTTTCACCCATAAAATAA
- a CDS encoding cobalamin biosynthesis protein encodes MVYNELINNINLININNIISFYLFLFIIFALLLSLVIDVLFGELPGKIHPVVIMGSLINFFKKKFINIKNWASGLMLVLCTSVISSVLLLIIYTIIKNNIILLFLVFSILLSSTFSVKMLLQTAIDVKNDLDNDIKKARKSVSYLVSRNTEDLSECFIVSAVIESLTENITDSYVAPIFYYIIFAIFILFYPVHLKLYLLLLVPMLYRLSNTHDAMLGYKTQELIYIGFLPAKIDDILNYIPSRIAGLFIVMSAYLLNLDGKNSFKIMMRDARKCPSPNSGYTMASTAGALNIQLIKKDTYILGDNNKIITANDISSAVKLSKLSIILFTLTIICLFILIYVIL; translated from the coding sequence ATGGTGTATAATGAATTAATAAATAATATAAATTTAATAAATATAAATAATATTATTTCATTTTATTTATTTCTATTTATAATATTTGCATTATTACTTTCACTTGTAATAGATGTCTTATTTGGTGAACTTCCAGGAAAAATACACCCTGTTGTAATAATGGGTTCATTGATTAATTTTTTTAAAAAAAAATTTATTAATATTAAAAATTGGGCATCTGGTTTGATGCTTGTTTTATGTACTAGTGTTATTTCAAGTGTATTATTATTAATAATTTATACTATTATTAAAAATAATATTATTTTATTATTTTTAGTATTTTCAATTCTTTTATCTTCAACATTTTCTGTTAAAATGCTTTTACAAACAGCAATTGATGTTAAAAATGATTTAGATAATGATATTAAAAAAGCAAGAAAATCAGTTTCATATTTAGTTAGTAGAAACACGGAAGATTTATCTGAATGTTTCATTGTTTCTGCAGTTATTGAAAGTTTAACTGAAAATATAACTGATTCTTATGTTGCACCAATTTTTTATTATATTATTTTTGCAATATTCATTTTATTTTATCCAGTTCATTTGAAATTGTATTTATTATTGTTAGTACCAATGTTATATAGACTTTCAAATACGCATGATGCAATGCTTGGATATAAAACACAGGAATTAATCTATATTGGTTTTTTACCTGCAAAAATAGATGATATTTTAAATTATATTCCTTCAAGAATCGCAGGTTTATTTATTGTTATGTCTGCATATTTACTTAATTTAGATGGGAAAAATAGTTTTAAAATAATGATGAGAGATGCTAGAAAATGCCCATCTCCAAATTCAGGTTATACAATGGCATCAACAGCAGGAGCATTAAATATTCAATTGATAAAAAAAGATACATACATTTTAGGAGATAATAATAAAATAATCACTGCTAATGACATTTCAAGTGCTGTTAAATTATCTAAATTATCAATTATTTTATTTACATTAACAATTATTTGTTTATTTATATTAATTTATGTGATATTATGA
- a CDS encoding cobalt-precorrin 5A hydrolase yields MKLAIISVSNKGQKLAFKLKEKLNEDSTILKVDLYHKNVKKYFQILFYEYDAIIAIMASGILIRTIAPLIESKVTDPAILNIDDNGNFVISTLSGHLGGANKLTDKIANLIDAIPVITTSTDVNKKLGIDILAKDLYLSINNTKEILFFNKSILEGEQLNFTINPNKNFDYLFNYLKNITLEIDVSFSYSNNINTDEIHVKLDNHKIILKERKIVVGIGCRRGKECSDIYKSLIKSINELNIDKSRINMFSSAEIKKNEQGILELSDKLNIPVNFVELDKLKLFESNDIQKSEFVYSKFGIYGVCEPSALITAGFDSKLIYKKTSYDGVTISIALSK; encoded by the coding sequence ATGAAATTAGCGATTATATCTGTTTCAAATAAAGGTCAAAAATTAGCTTTTAAATTAAAAGAAAAATTAAATGAGGATTCAACTATATTGAAAGTAGATTTATATCATAAAAATGTTAAAAAATATTTTCAAATATTATTTTATGAATATGATGCAATAATAGCAATAATGGCTTCTGGAATTTTAATTAGAACAATTGCCCCTTTAATAGAATCTAAAGTTACTGATCCGGCTATTTTAAATATTGATGATAATGGTAATTTTGTTATTTCTACTTTGTCAGGTCATCTTGGGGGTGCTAATAAATTAACAGATAAAATTGCTAATTTAATCGATGCAATACCTGTTATTACAACATCTACTGATGTTAATAAAAAATTAGGAATAGATATTTTAGCAAAAGATCTTTATTTGTCAATTAATAATACAAAGGAAATATTGTTTTTTAACAAATCAATTCTTGAGGGCGAACAACTTAATTTTACAATTAATCCAAATAAAAATTTTGATTATTTATTTAATTATTTGAAAAATATTACACTTGAAATAGATGTCTCTTTTTCTTATTCAAATAATATTAATACAGATGAAATACATGTTAAATTAGATAATCATAAAATAATCTTAAAAGAAAGAAAAATTGTTGTTGGAATTGGTTGTAGACGTGGAAAAGAATGTTCTGATATATATAAAAGTTTAATAAAATCAATAAACGAGTTAAACATTGATAAATCACGAATTAACATGTTTTCATCAGCTGAAATAAAAAAAAATGAACAAGGGATATTAGAACTTTCAGATAAATTAAATATACCTGTTAATTTTGTTGAATTAGATAAATTAAAACTTTTTGAATCAAATGATATTCAAAAATCGGAATTTGTATATTCAAAATTTGGTATTTATGGTGTATGTGAACCTTCAGCATTAATCACGGCAGGTTTTGATTCAAAATTAATATATAAAAAAACATCCTATGATGGTGTTACAATATCTATTGCACTTTCAAAATAA
- a CDS encoding UPF0147 family protein has protein sequence MSSQIDEVCEILEYIADNNTVPRNIREAAGKSSTLLKDEEQDQSVKISTVLGKLDEISNDPNIPVHARTLIWEVLSKLESI, from the coding sequence ATGAGTAGTCAAATTGACGAAGTTTGTGAAATACTTGAATATATCGCAGATAACAACACTGTACCTCGTAACATTAGAGAGGCTGCAGGAAAATCCAGTACTTTATTAAAAGATGAAGAACAAGATCAATCTGTAAAAATAAGTACTGTTTTAGGAAAATTAGATGAAATTAGTAATGATCCAAACATCCCTGTTCATGCAAGAACATTAATTTGGGAAGTTTTGTCTAAATTAGAATCAATCTAA
- a CDS encoding ribbon-helix-helix domain-containing protein, whose product MSDISRTTINLPVDLKKELKKLAIDEDTSLSGLIIKMINEGMENRKNSNISYSDEDNS is encoded by the coding sequence ATGTCAGATATAAGTAGAACAACTATAAATCTTCCCGTTGATTTAAAAAAAGAATTAAAAAAACTTGCTATTGATGAAGATACTTCATTATCTGGATTAATAATTAAAATGATTAATGAAGGAATGGAAAATAGAAAAAATAGTAATATTTCTTATTCAGATGAAGATAATAGTTAG
- a CDS encoding class II aldolase/adducin family protein yields MKKHINEIINVSNEIYNKGLVSGKAGNISKRIKGSTGDIVAITPTLKSLSYLKEEDIVLVDMDGNLLTRGKPSSELNMHLEIYKKRSDVNAIVHTHSTYATGFAFSSKKLKRLEGFGEIKNPYLNSIEYFKPGTSELAKNASEGIKNEDVLILKNHGVICVSDKLKEAKLLSIFVEESAKTQFVTCMLNSVED; encoded by the coding sequence ATGAAAAAACATATAAATGAAATTATAAATGTTTCTAATGAAATTTATAACAAAGGATTAGTTTCTGGAAAAGCCGGAAATATTAGTAAAAGAATTAAAGGAAGTACTGGAGATATTGTTGCTATTACTCCAACATTAAAATCATTATCTTATTTAAAAGAAGAAGATATTGTATTAGTTGATATGGATGGGAATTTGTTAACTAGAGGAAAACCTTCTTCAGAATTAAATATGCATTTAGAAATTTATAAAAAAAGATCTGATGTAAATGCTATTGTTCACACTCACTCAACATATGCTACTGGATTTGCTTTTTCATCAAAAAAACTTAAAAGATTAGAAGGTTTTGGAGAAATAAAAAATCCTTATTTAAATTCAATTGAATATTTTAAACCAGGTACTAGCGAATTAGCTAAAAATGCTAGTGAGGGAATAAAAAATGAAGATGTTTTAATTTTAAAAAATCATGGTGTGATTTGTGTTAGTGATAAGTTAAAAGAAGCAAAATTACTCTCAATTTTTGTTGAAGAGAGTGCTAAAACACAATTTGTAACATGTATGTTAAATTCAGTTGAAGACTAA